The Mercurialis annua linkage group LG2, ddMerAnnu1.2, whole genome shotgun sequence genome contains a region encoding:
- the LOC126669000 gene encoding probable protein ABIL5: MKCEPMKDPVSQLHHFFQKKQEKSNRTIDHGNAMLFCHHLNFQESTNNGNYHGFTSLQLAILYVFCVSAAAKTTSKHQDFTLSFSKKMQKPRKSSFGIPQNESENTSRFDKSLQELRDLRSQLHYAADYCESTFLNSKKKKMDVDSTKEYICRAVVAVVDHLGCVSANLNHAISEADEISDAEFRIDTLKQRLQSCEQFSHKIALTRVRWHPNLPKFHRRYLSTPILNFEKSNEKVTEKHGFEAEDLPLLLYTCSETIEKDKPTSAIVLPVHDGVSTLMSKTPIPTFHFQQISEKHVRYKLFKKSVHNSDILSLIRRIKRTI; encoded by the exons ATGAAATGTGAGCCGATGAAGGACCCTGTCAGCCAGTTGCATCACTTTTTTcagaaaaaacaagaaaaaagcaATAGAACAATAGATCACGGGAATGCAATGTTATTTTGTCATCATTTGAACTTTCAAGAATCAACCAATAATGGGAATTATCACGGATTCACGAGCCTCCAGTTAGCCATACTATATGTTTTTTGTGTCTCTGCAGCAGCAAAAACAACTTCAAAACATCAAGATTTCACATTATCTTTCTCAAAGAAAATGCAGAAACCAAGAAAATCTTCCTTCGGAATCCCGCAAAATGAGTCCGAAAACACTTCCCGTTTCGACAAGTCTCTTCAA GAGCTGAGAGACTTGCGTTCGCAGCTGCACTACGCAGCGGACTACTGCGAATCGACATTTTTAAACagcaaaaagaagaaaat GGATGTGGATAGCACCAAAGAGTACATATGCAGAGCTGTGGTTGCTGTTGTTGATCATCTCGGATGCGTTTCGGCTAATCTAAATCATGCTATTTCTGAAGCTGATGAAATTTCTGATGCTGAATTTAGAATTGATACCTTGAAGCAA AGGCTTCAATCATGTGAACAATTCTCTCACAAAATTGCTCTAACAAGAGTAAGATGGCATCCCAACTTGCCAAAATTTCATCGTCGCTACTTATCAACAC CAATACTAAATTTTGAGAAATCAAACGAAAAGGTGACTGAAAAACATGGATTTGAAGCAGAAGACTTGCCACTTCTCTTGTACACATGTTCTGAAACCATTGAAAAAGATAAGCCCACTTCAGCAATAG TATTGCCTGTTCATGATGGTGTCTCAACATTAATGTCTAAAACTCCAATTCCCACTTTTCATTTTCAA